In Synechocystis sp. PCC 6714, the following are encoded in one genomic region:
- a CDS encoding XisI protein, whose protein sequence is MDKVIKYQALIKKILTDYDQLVHQSPDYNTETCLVFDENHDHYLWLTVDWQDDKRKKSTHVHVRIKNEKIYIEEDWTEEGIANELLKEGVPKKDIVLAFQAPEIRKFTEFAIA, encoded by the coding sequence ATGGATAAAGTCATAAAATATCAAGCATTGATTAAAAAAATTCTAACCGACTATGACCAATTAGTTCATCAATCCCCAGATTATAACACTGAAACTTGTCTAGTATTTGATGAAAATCATGATCACTATCTTTGGTTAACGGTTGATTGGCAAGATGATAAACGCAAAAAATCAACCCATGTTCATGTTCGCATTAAAAACGAAAAAATTTACATTGAGGAAGATTGGACAGAGGAAGGCATTGCTAATGAGTTATTAAAAGAGGGTGTACCGAAAAAAGATATTGTTCTGGCTTTCCAAGCTCCAGAAATTCGTAAATTTACTGAATTTGCTATAGCTTAG
- a CDS encoding XisH family protein — protein sequence MPAKDIYHDTVKNALTKDGWVILADPYTVEYEGDNLYADLLAEKTSLPKRQERIIVVEIKSFISPSPMNDFQNALGQYLLYRDFLQFSHKDYQLYLAVKTSIFDTFFQRKSIQAVIKHHQVNFVTFNDKKEEITSWIKS from the coding sequence ATGCCTGCCAAAGATATTTATCACGATACGGTTAAAAATGCCTTAACTAAGGACGGGTGGGTAATACTCGCTGATCCTTATACAGTTGAATATGAGGGTGATAATCTTTATGCTGATTTATTGGCTGAAAAGACTTCGTTACCCAAACGACAAGAACGAATCATTGTTGTCGAAATTAAAAGCTTTATTAGCCCTTCGCCAATGAATGATTTCCAAAATGCTTTGGGCCAATATCTTTTGTATCGTGATTTTCTTCAGTTTTCCCATAAAGACTACCAGCTTTATTTAGCAGTAAAAACTTCAATATTTGATACATTCTTTCAGAGAAAATCAATTCAGGCCGTGATCAAACATCATCAAGTTAATTTTGTTACTTTCAATGATAAAAAAGAGGAAATCACCTCATGGATAAAGTCATAA
- the acnB gene encoding bifunctional aconitate hydratase 2/2-methylisocitrate dehydratase — MLQAYRQHVADRQKLGIPPLPLNAEQTTELCELLKNPPEAEKEELMMLLRDRIPPGVDEAAYVKAGFLTAIAKGEVTCPLISAQGAVELLGTMIGGYNVQSLVELLKAKNSNIASAAAIALSKTLLVFDAFNDVLHLSDSNPYAKQVIDAWAEGAWFINKPEVPESITVTVFKVPGETNTDDLSPAPHATTRPDIPLHALAMLESKMPEGLATIAELKKKGHPVAYVGDVVGTGSSRKSAINSVLWHIGDDIPFVPNKRAGGYILGGKIAPIFFNTAEDSGALPIECDVAQLNTGDVITIHPRAGKITNEAGESLSTFQLKPETILDEVRAGGRIPLLIGRALTDKTREALGLSPSTLFVRPTAPVDTGKGFTLAQKMVGKGCGVVGIRPGTSCEPIMTTVGSQDTTGPMTRDELKELACLGFNADLTLQTFCHTAAYPKPVDIKTHKDLPDFFATRGGVALRPGDGIIHSWLNRMLLPDTVGTGGDSHTRFPLGISFPAGSGLVAFAAALGAMPLDMPESVLVKFSGELQPGVTLRDIVNAIPWVAMQQGKLTVGKENKINVFNGRIMEMEGLPDLKVEQAFELTDATAERSCSGSTIKLSEETVAEYLHSNVVLMKNMIARGYQDARTLLRRIAKMEEWLANPSLMSADPDAEYADVIEVNLSEIKEPIVAAPNDPDNVKLMSECAGDVIHEVFIGSCMTNIGHYRAAAKILEGAGTVKGRVWICPPTRMDEQQLRDEGMYGIFAAAGARTEMPGCSLCMGNQARVEDGVTVFSTSTRNFNNRMGKGAQVYLGSAELAAVCALLGKIPTVEEYLAIVSEKVDPFKDDLYRYLNFNEIDNFEDFGRVIPLDQMPKIEDILGMPVGAK; from the coding sequence ATGTTGCAAGCTTACCGCCAACACGTCGCCGATCGCCAAAAATTAGGCATTCCCCCCCTTCCCCTCAATGCGGAGCAGACCACCGAGCTATGTGAACTGCTGAAAAATCCCCCGGAAGCGGAAAAGGAAGAATTGATGATGTTGTTGCGGGACCGGATTCCCCCCGGAGTCGATGAAGCAGCCTATGTCAAAGCAGGATTTCTCACGGCGATCGCCAAGGGGGAAGTGACCTGTCCTCTGATCAGCGCCCAAGGGGCGGTGGAACTACTTGGCACCATGATCGGTGGTTATAACGTGCAGTCGCTGGTGGAACTATTGAAAGCTAAAAACAGCAACATTGCCAGCGCCGCCGCCATTGCCCTTAGTAAAACTCTACTGGTGTTCGATGCCTTTAACGATGTACTACACCTCAGCGACAGTAATCCCTATGCCAAACAAGTAATTGATGCCTGGGCGGAAGGAGCCTGGTTCATCAATAAACCGGAAGTACCCGAAAGCATTACCGTGACCGTGTTTAAAGTGCCGGGGGAAACCAACACCGACGATTTATCCCCCGCTCCCCACGCCACCACCAGGCCCGATATTCCCCTCCATGCCCTGGCCATGCTGGAATCAAAAATGCCAGAAGGGTTAGCAACCATTGCCGAGTTGAAGAAAAAGGGCCATCCCGTTGCCTATGTGGGAGATGTGGTGGGAACAGGATCTTCCCGTAAATCGGCAATCAACTCCGTCCTTTGGCATATTGGCGACGACATTCCCTTTGTACCCAACAAACGGGCCGGGGGTTACATTTTGGGGGGGAAAATTGCCCCCATCTTTTTCAACACCGCTGAAGATTCCGGTGCTCTGCCCATTGAATGTGACGTGGCCCAACTTAACACCGGGGACGTGATTACCATTCACCCTAGGGCAGGAAAAATCACCAACGAAGCCGGGGAAAGCCTCAGCACTTTTCAACTCAAACCAGAAACCATTTTGGACGAGGTACGGGCCGGTGGACGAATCCCCCTCTTAATCGGTCGCGCTTTGACTGACAAAACCCGGGAAGCGTTAGGATTATCCCCCTCCACGCTCTTTGTTCGTCCCACAGCCCCAGTAGATACGGGCAAAGGGTTCACCCTAGCGCAAAAAATGGTGGGTAAAGGCTGTGGCGTAGTTGGCATTCGTCCCGGCACTTCCTGCGAGCCAATTATGACCACGGTGGGTTCCCAGGACACCACGGGCCCCATGACCAGAGATGAGTTAAAAGAATTAGCCTGCTTAGGATTTAACGCCGATCTAACTTTGCAAACCTTCTGTCACACCGCCGCCTACCCCAAACCCGTTGACATTAAAACCCATAAGGATTTACCGGACTTTTTTGCTACCCGGGGCGGAGTAGCTCTGCGGCCAGGGGATGGCATCATTCACTCCTGGCTCAATCGCATGTTACTGCCCGATACGGTGGGCACCGGAGGGGATTCCCACACCCGCTTTCCCCTGGGCATTTCCTTCCCTGCTGGTTCTGGTCTAGTAGCTTTTGCCGCCGCTCTGGGGGCAATGCCTTTGGATATGCCGGAATCGGTGTTGGTGAAATTTAGCGGGGAACTGCAACCGGGGGTAACGCTACGGGATATCGTCAATGCCATTCCCTGGGTGGCCATGCAACAGGGTAAGTTGACCGTAGGCAAGGAGAACAAAATCAATGTTTTCAACGGCCGCATTATGGAGATGGAAGGGCTACCGGACCTCAAAGTTGAACAAGCGTTTGAGTTGACCGATGCCACAGCGGAACGTTCCTGTTCCGGTTCCACCATCAAGCTCAGTGAGGAAACCGTGGCGGAATACCTCCATTCCAATGTGGTGCTGATGAAAAATATGATTGCCCGGGGTTATCAGGATGCCCGAACCCTGTTACGTCGCATTGCCAAAATGGAGGAATGGTTAGCCAATCCCAGTTTGATGAGTGCTGACCCCGATGCGGAGTACGCCGACGTGATTGAGGTCAACCTCTCGGAAATCAAGGAACCGATTGTGGCCGCCCCCAACGATCCTGATAACGTCAAATTAATGTCGGAATGTGCCGGAGATGTCATCCATGAAGTGTTCATTGGTTCCTGTATGACTAACATTGGCCATTACCGGGCCGCCGCTAAAATCCTCGAAGGAGCCGGAACCGTCAAAGGTCGCGTCTGGATTTGTCCCCCCACCCGCATGGATGAACAACAGTTACGGGATGAAGGTATGTACGGTATTTTTGCCGCCGCCGGAGCCCGCACAGAAATGCCCGGTTGTTCCCTCTGCATGGGTAACCAAGCCCGAGTGGAAGATGGGGTAACGGTGTTTTCCACTTCTACCCGCAATTTCAATAACCGTATGGGCAAAGGGGCCCAAGTTTATCTCGGTTCCGCTGAGTTGGCCGCCGTTTGCGCGCTCCTAGGTAAAATCCCCACTGTGGAAGAATATCTGGCGATCGTCTCTGAAAAGGTCGATCCCTTTAAAGATGATCTTTACCGTTACCTCAATTTCAATGAGATTGACAATTTTGAAGACTTTGGCCGGGTAATTCCCCTAGACCAAATGCCCAAAATTGAGGACATTTTAGGCATGCCAGTGGGCGCTAAGTAA
- a CDS encoding cytochrome c biogenesis protein CcdA, translating to MWQSLQNQLYFLQQWADRLVVEQLGQLTPLSLLIILLAGLVTSLTPCLLSLLPLTIAYIGGTADGDRLQSFKQSLWFALGLAITLASLGLGAAALGKIYGQIGLGLPILVSVIAILMGLNLLELLPLRFPSLGATDWIKDDFPPALRALLAGLTFGLIASPCSTPVLASLLAWVASRQDLLLGSGLLLAYTIGYVTPLILVGLFTGSLKRLLQLRQWSGWLNPLSGTILLGFGVITLLSRLPLGQWLP from the coding sequence ATGTGGCAATCTCTGCAAAATCAGCTTTATTTTCTCCAGCAATGGGCCGATCGCCTGGTGGTGGAACAACTGGGACAACTGACTCCCCTTAGTTTGCTTATCATTCTGCTGGCGGGGCTGGTCACTAGTTTGACCCCCTGTTTACTTTCCCTTTTACCTTTAACCATTGCCTACATTGGCGGTACCGCCGACGGCGATCGCCTGCAATCCTTCAAACAATCCCTCTGGTTTGCCCTGGGGTTGGCCATTACCCTAGCTAGCTTGGGGCTGGGGGCGGCGGCCCTGGGAAAAATTTATGGCCAAATCGGCCTAGGCCTACCCATTTTGGTGAGTGTCATAGCCATTTTAATGGGATTAAACCTGTTGGAATTATTGCCCCTGCGGTTTCCCAGTTTGGGGGCAACGGATTGGATCAAAGACGATTTTCCCCCAGCATTGAGGGCCCTATTGGCGGGGCTGACCTTTGGGCTAATTGCCTCTCCTTGTAGCACCCCAGTCCTTGCCAGCCTGCTGGCTTGGGTGGCCAGTCGTCAGGATCTCTTGCTAGGCAGTGGGCTACTGTTGGCTTATACCATCGGTTACGTCACCCCGCTCATTTTAGTTGGCTTGTTCACCGGCAGTTTGAAACGGCTGTTGCAACTACGGCAATGGTCCGGCTGGCTCAATCCCCTCAGCGGGACAATTTTGCTTGGCTTTGGCGTAATTACCCTACTATCCCGACTACCCCTTGGTCAGTGGTTGCCCTAG
- the nadA gene encoding quinolinate synthase NadA — MFTAVAPPQETLPRDLVGAIQSLKKELNAVILAHYYQEAAIQDIADYLGDSLGLSQQAASTDADVIVFAGVHFMAETAKILNPHKLVLLPDLSAGCSLADSCPPREFARFKQQYPDHLVISYINCTAEIKALSDIICTSSNAVKIVQQLPEDQKIIFAPDRNLGRYVMEQTGRQMVLWQGSCIVHETFSERRLLELKAKYPQAEIIAHPECEEAILRYADFIGSTTALLNYSHQSPGKEFIVGTEPGIIHQMQKLSPSKQFIPLPNNSNCDCNECPYMRLNTLEKLYWAMKRRSPQITLPEETMVGALKPIQRMLAMS; from the coding sequence GTGTTCACCGCCGTTGCCCCGCCCCAAGAAACCCTGCCCCGTGACTTAGTGGGAGCGATTCAGAGTCTGAAAAAGGAGTTGAATGCGGTAATTTTGGCCCATTATTACCAAGAGGCGGCCATCCAAGACATTGCCGATTATTTAGGGGACTCCCTGGGGCTATCCCAACAGGCGGCCAGCACCGATGCCGATGTAATCGTTTTTGCCGGGGTACATTTCATGGCGGAAACAGCTAAAATTCTCAATCCCCATAAGTTGGTACTTTTGCCCGATTTATCAGCGGGCTGTTCTTTAGCGGATAGTTGCCCTCCCCGGGAATTTGCCCGATTTAAACAACAGTATCCTGATCATTTAGTCATTAGTTACATCAACTGCACAGCGGAAATTAAAGCCCTGAGCGATATAATTTGCACCAGTTCCAATGCGGTGAAAATTGTTCAACAATTGCCGGAGGACCAAAAAATAATTTTTGCCCCAGACCGCAATTTAGGCCGTTATGTGATGGAGCAAACCGGGCGACAAATGGTGCTGTGGCAGGGCAGTTGCATTGTCCATGAAACTTTCTCGGAACGGCGTTTGCTGGAGCTAAAAGCTAAATATCCCCAGGCAGAAATCATTGCCCACCCTGAATGTGAAGAAGCCATTCTGCGCTATGCGGACTTCATCGGTTCCACCACGGCGTTACTCAATTATTCCCATCAATCTCCGGGTAAAGAATTTATTGTCGGCACCGAGCCGGGCATCATTCACCAAATGCAAAAACTTTCCCCCTCTAAGCAATTTATTCCCCTGCCTAATAACAGTAACTGCGACTGTAATGAGTGCCCCTATATGCGTTTGAACACCCTCGAAAAACTGTACTGGGCTATGAAACGGCGATCGCCGCAGATTACCTTACCGGAGGAGACCATGGTGGGGGCCCTGAAACCGATCCAAAGAATGCTGGCCATGTCTTAG
- the speA gene encoding biosynthetic arginine decarboxylase encodes MELNIMAMAEQADGTEVSLASSGESQSLPQAIAEPRRWTIDDSENLYRIAGWGEPYFSINAAGHVTVSPQADHGGALDLYELVNGLRQRNIGLPLLLRFSDILADRINRLNAAFARGIARYRYPNTYRGVYPIKCNQHRHIVESLVRYGTPYNFGLEAGSKPELMIALAMLQPQENPEPDQQNQPLLICNGYKDREYIETALLARRLGHRPIIVVEQVAEVSLAIEISRNLGIKPILGVRAKLSTQGMGRWGISTGDRAKFGLTIPEMLTAIGQLRDADMLDSLQLLHFHIGSQISSISVIKEAMTEASQIFVQLSKLGANMRYLDVGGGLGVDYDGSKTNFYASKNYNIQNYVNDVISAVQDACVAAEVPCPVLISESGRAIASHQSVLIFDIVATNDINPPLPKVKGKDHAILRNLMETWETITVDNYQEAYHDVEQFKTEAISLFNFGYLGLKERAKAEELYWACCRKILQICRQQEYVPDDLENLEVNLASIYYANMSVFQSAPDSWAIDQLFPIMPIHRLDEEPTERGILADITCDSDGKIDQFIDLRDVKSVLELHPLLEVEQEDTPPKVEPYYLGMFLVGAYQEIMGNLHNLFGDINVVHIQMNPKGYQIEHLVRGDTIAEVLGYVQYDPEDLLENMRRYCEQAMGDKHMSLEESQLLLENYERSLLQYTYLKPTSGIQPN; translated from the coding sequence ATGGAACTGAATATCATGGCAATGGCGGAGCAAGCCGACGGCACTGAGGTCTCCCTAGCGTCTTCGGGGGAAAGTCAATCTCTTCCCCAGGCGATCGCCGAGCCCCGTCGTTGGACCATTGACGATAGTGAGAATTTATATCGCATTGCTGGTTGGGGGGAACCCTATTTTTCCATCAATGCAGCGGGCCATGTGACCGTTTCTCCCCAGGCCGACCACGGGGGCGCGCTGGATTTGTATGAGTTAGTTAATGGTTTAAGACAAAGGAACATTGGCTTACCTTTACTACTGCGCTTCTCGGATATTCTAGCTGATCGCATTAATCGTCTCAATGCAGCCTTTGCTAGGGGTATTGCCCGGTACCGTTACCCCAACACCTACCGGGGAGTATATCCAATTAAATGTAACCAACACCGTCACATTGTCGAATCCCTGGTGCGCTATGGCACTCCTTACAATTTTGGTTTGGAAGCGGGTTCTAAGCCGGAGTTGATGATTGCCCTGGCTATGTTGCAACCCCAGGAAAACCCGGAGCCGGATCAGCAAAATCAACCTTTACTGATTTGTAATGGCTACAAAGACCGGGAATATATCGAAACTGCTTTACTAGCCCGTCGTCTCGGCCATCGACCCATTATTGTGGTGGAACAGGTGGCGGAAGTATCTTTGGCCATCGAAATTTCCCGCAACCTTGGCATTAAACCAATTTTGGGGGTGCGGGCCAAACTTAGTACCCAAGGTATGGGCCGTTGGGGCATTTCCACCGGCGATCGGGCTAAATTTGGTTTGACCATTCCCGAAATGTTGACGGCGATCGGGCAACTGCGGGACGCGGATATGTTGGATAGTTTACAGTTACTCCATTTCCACATTGGCTCCCAAATTTCCTCTATTTCTGTCATCAAAGAAGCGATGACGGAAGCCAGCCAAATTTTTGTCCAGTTGTCCAAGCTGGGGGCTAATATGCGCTATCTGGATGTGGGGGGAGGTTTAGGGGTAGATTATGACGGCTCCAAAACCAATTTTTACGCTTCCAAGAATTACAACATCCAGAATTATGTTAACGATGTGATTTCAGCAGTACAAGATGCCTGTGTGGCCGCTGAAGTACCCTGTCCTGTGCTGATTAGTGAAAGTGGCCGGGCGATCGCCAGCCATCAATCGGTGCTAATTTTCGACATTGTGGCCACCAACGATATCAATCCCCCATTGCCGAAAGTAAAGGGCAAAGACCATGCAATTTTACGCAATTTGATGGAAACCTGGGAAACCATTACGGTGGATAATTACCAGGAAGCGTACCATGATGTGGAACAATTTAAAACCGAGGCCATTAGTTTATTTAACTTTGGTTATTTAGGCCTGAAGGAAAGGGCCAAAGCAGAGGAACTTTATTGGGCCTGTTGCCGCAAGATTTTACAAATTTGTCGTCAGCAGGAATATGTCCCCGATGATTTGGAAAATTTAGAAGTTAATTTGGCTTCCATTTACTATGCCAACATGTCTGTGTTTCAATCAGCCCCCGATTCCTGGGCGATCGACCAGCTTTTTCCCATTATGCCCATCCATCGCTTAGACGAAGAACCCACAGAAAGGGGGATTTTAGCGGACATTACCTGCGACAGTGACGGCAAAATAGACCAATTTATCGATCTACGGGATGTTAAGTCAGTGTTGGAACTTCACCCGTTGCTCGAAGTAGAACAAGAAGATACCCCCCCTAAGGTAGAACCCTATTATCTAGGCATGTTTCTGGTGGGAGCCTATCAAGAAATTATGGGTAACCTACATAATTTATTTGGGGATATTAATGTGGTGCATATCCAAATGAATCCCAAAGGCTACCAAATTGAACATTTAGTCCGAGGGGACACCATTGCGGAAGTGTTGGGTTATGTGCAGTACGATCCTGAGGATTTACTAGAAAATATGCGCCGCTACTGTGAGCAGGCCATGGGAGATAAACACATGAGCTTGGAAGAGTCCCAATTACTGCTGGAAAATTATGAGCGCAGTTTATTGCAATATACCTACCTCAAGCCTACCTCTGGCATCCAACCAAACTAA
- the gcvP gene encoding aminomethyl-transferring glycine dehydrogenase, producing MPNLESSVVAPLSQSPQHLADLNKLEEKLAPAEAFVDRHLGPGEGEQQQMLQELGFQSLGELIDQAVPQAIRLHGSLKLPSPQGEYGAIAQLKSIASKNQVFRSYIGMGYYDTITPPVIQRNILENPGWYTAYTPYQAEIAQGRLEALLNFQTMVMDLTGLEIANASLLDEGTAAAEAMALSYGVSKSKANAFFVAQDCHPQTIEVIKTRANPLGIEVIVGNHQSFDFSTPIFGALLQYPATDGEVYDYRSFINQAHAHQALVTLAADLLSLTLLTPPGELGADIAVGSTQRFGIPLGYGGPHAAYFATKAEYQRKIPGRIVGISKDVHGNPALRLALQTREQHIRRDKATSNICTAQVLLAVMASMYGVYHGPTGLKNIALRIHQLTALLAAGLKRLNYSLNNDSFFDTLRVGVGEQSAPAILKAAEKRSINLRLLAPGEVGISLDETVTVQDLLDLWQVFAGKDDLPFTPEELWPEIKTGFAADLARQSEYLQEPVFNQYHSETELLRYLHQLESKDLALNTSMIPLGSCTMKLNATAEMVPVTWPEFGKIHPFAPAGQTEGYQILFEQLEAWLGEITGFDAISLQPNAGSQGEYAGLQVIRQYHLSRGEEKRTVCLIPESAHGTNPASAVMCGMEVIAVKCDGDGNIDVTDLVNKAQKYGDRLAALMVTYPSTHGVFEATIVEICEIIHRFGGQVYMDGANMNAQVGLCRPADFGADVCHLNLHKTFCIPHGGGGPGMGPIGVKAHLGGFLPSTSLNFAAENSDTNQSIGLISAAPYGSASILVISWMYIAMMGAEGLTKATAVAILNANYTAKRLENYYPILFKGNQGLVAHECILDLRPLKKQAAIEVDDVAKRLMDFGFHAPTVSWPVLGTMMVEPTESESLAELDRFCEAMIAIYQEAQMIANGKIDPSDNPLKNAPHTAQSLICGEWNHSYGQEQAAYPAPWTKQFKFWPAVGRINNTYGDRHLVCSCEGMEAYKG from the coding sequence ATGCCCAACTTAGAGTCTTCCGTTGTTGCTCCCCTGTCCCAATCCCCACAGCACCTAGCGGATCTCAACAAGCTGGAGGAGAAGTTAGCCCCAGCAGAGGCATTTGTGGATCGTCATCTGGGCCCGGGTGAAGGGGAACAACAGCAGATGCTCCAGGAGTTAGGCTTTCAATCCCTAGGGGAATTAATTGATCAAGCTGTGCCCCAGGCCATTCGCCTCCATGGTTCCCTCAAACTGCCGTCTCCCCAGGGGGAATATGGGGCGATCGCCCAGTTGAAGTCCATTGCATCCAAAAATCAAGTTTTCCGCTCCTACATTGGCATGGGGTATTACGACACGATTACTCCGCCGGTGATTCAACGCAACATTTTGGAAAATCCCGGTTGGTACACTGCCTATACTCCTTACCAAGCGGAAATTGCCCAGGGCCGGTTGGAAGCCCTACTGAATTTCCAGACCATGGTAATGGATTTAACCGGGTTGGAAATTGCCAATGCTTCTTTGTTGGACGAAGGCACCGCCGCCGCTGAGGCCATGGCCCTGAGTTACGGAGTTAGCAAAAGTAAAGCCAATGCTTTTTTTGTAGCCCAGGACTGCCATCCCCAAACCATTGAGGTGATTAAAACCCGGGCCAACCCCTTGGGCATTGAAGTGATTGTGGGCAACCATCAAAGCTTCGATTTTAGTACTCCCATCTTTGGTGCTCTGTTGCAATACCCTGCCACCGATGGGGAAGTGTACGATTACCGTAGTTTCATTAACCAGGCCCATGCACATCAAGCCCTAGTTACCTTGGCTGCTGATCTCCTCAGTTTGACCCTGCTAACTCCCCCTGGTGAGCTGGGAGCGGACATTGCCGTGGGCAGTACCCAGCGTTTTGGCATACCTTTAGGCTACGGTGGACCCCACGCCGCCTACTTTGCCACTAAAGCGGAGTATCAAAGGAAAATTCCCGGCCGCATTGTCGGGATTTCCAAAGATGTCCATGGCAATCCAGCCCTCCGTTTAGCGTTGCAGACCAGGGAGCAACATATCCGCCGGGACAAGGCCACTAGTAACATTTGTACTGCCCAAGTCCTCCTTGCCGTTATGGCTTCCATGTATGGGGTGTACCACGGCCCCACGGGGTTGAAAAATATTGCTCTGCGGATTCATCAGTTGACAGCATTATTGGCAGCAGGTTTAAAACGGCTTAATTACAGCCTCAATAATGATTCTTTCTTTGATACTTTGCGGGTGGGGGTAGGCGAACAGAGTGCCCCAGCTATCTTGAAAGCGGCGGAAAAGCGGAGCATTAATCTGCGCTTATTGGCCCCGGGGGAAGTGGGCATAAGTTTAGATGAAACGGTTACAGTCCAGGATTTGCTCGATCTGTGGCAAGTGTTTGCGGGCAAAGATGATTTGCCTTTTACTCCAGAAGAACTTTGGCCAGAAATTAAAACGGGTTTTGCCGCCGATTTAGCCCGCCAGAGTGAGTATTTACAGGAGCCGGTGTTTAACCAATACCATTCTGAAACTGAGTTATTGCGTTACTTGCACCAATTGGAAAGCAAAGATTTAGCTTTAAATACTTCCATGATTCCGTTGGGTTCCTGCACCATGAAACTTAACGCCACAGCGGAAATGGTCCCCGTCACTTGGCCAGAGTTTGGCAAAATTCATCCCTTCGCCCCCGCTGGCCAAACGGAAGGCTATCAGATTTTATTTGAGCAATTGGAAGCTTGGTTAGGGGAAATCACCGGTTTTGATGCCATTTCTTTGCAACCCAATGCCGGCTCCCAGGGGGAATATGCTGGGTTACAGGTGATTCGTCAATATCATCTCAGTCGAGGGGAAGAAAAGCGCACCGTTTGTTTAATTCCTGAATCGGCCCATGGTACTAACCCCGCCAGTGCAGTGATGTGCGGCATGGAAGTCATTGCCGTTAAATGCGATGGGGATGGCAACATTGACGTGACAGATTTGGTAAATAAAGCGCAAAAGTACGGCGATCGCCTGGCGGCTTTGATGGTGACCTATCCTTCTACCCATGGGGTGTTTGAAGCCACCATTGTCGAAATTTGCGAAATTATACACCGTTTTGGTGGCCAGGTTTATATGGACGGGGCTAACATGAATGCCCAGGTGGGGTTATGCCGTCCGGCGGATTTTGGGGCAGATGTTTGTCATCTCAATTTACATAAAACCTTTTGTATTCCCCACGGGGGCGGTGGCCCGGGTATGGGGCCCATCGGGGTTAAGGCCCATCTTGGGGGCTTTTTGCCTTCCACAAGCTTAAATTTTGCCGCTGAAAATTCCGACACCAATCAATCCATTGGTTTGATTTCCGCTGCTCCCTACGGCAGTGCCAGCATTCTTGTTATCTCTTGGATGTACATTGCCATGATGGGTGCTGAGGGCCTAACCAAAGCAACGGCGGTGGCTATTCTCAATGCCAATTACACCGCTAAACGGCTGGAAAACTATTACCCCATCTTGTTCAAGGGCAATCAAGGTCTGGTGGCCCATGAATGTATTCTCGATTTGCGGCCCCTGAAAAAACAAGCAGCAATCGAAGTAGATGATGTGGCCAAACGGTTAATGGATTTTGGTTTCCATGCCCCCACCGTGTCTTGGCCAGTGCTGGGAACCATGATGGTGGAACCAACGGAAAGTGAATCCCTTGCAGAATTAGACCGTTTTTGCGAGGCCATGATTGCCATTTACCAGGAAGCCCAAATGATCGCCAATGGCAAAATTGATCCCAGCGATAACCCCCTGAAAAATGCGCCCCACACGGCCCAATCCCTAATTTGTGGTGAATGGAATCATTCCTATGGCCAAGAACAGGCCGCTTACCCCGCCCCCTGGACTAAACAATTTAAATTCTGGCCCGCCGTTGGCCGCATTAATAACACCTACGGCGATCGCCATCTGGTTTGTTCCTGCGAAGGCATGGAGGCCTACAAGGGCTAA
- a CDS encoding 7-carboxy-7-deazaguanine synthase QueE gives MATISEPLTFTYPIAETFHSLQGEGAWAGSNAFFIRLGGCDVHCPWCDQKETWPTQHHPRQTVIELVQRAVQAKPGFVVITGGEPLMHDLNPLCQALKNQGLRLHLETSGVYPLTGQFDWITLSPKPYRLPQAEIYPLANELKVIISQDKDFSWAEIEATKVSRGTRLYLQAEWETEAMNARIFAYVLTHPQWRLGLQTHKYLGVR, from the coding sequence ATGGCCACCATCTCTGAACCTTTAACTTTTACTTACCCAATTGCGGAAACTTTCCATTCCCTACAGGGGGAGGGCGCCTGGGCTGGCAGTAATGCTTTTTTCATTCGCCTCGGGGGTTGTGATGTTCATTGTCCTTGGTGTGATCAAAAGGAAACCTGGCCGACCCAACACCATCCCCGACAAACGGTAATAGAACTGGTGCAACGGGCGGTGCAAGCTAAACCTGGCTTTGTGGTGATTACAGGGGGAGAACCACTCATGCACGACCTCAACCCCCTATGTCAAGCCCTGAAAAACCAGGGTTTACGTCTCCACTTGGAAACTTCTGGGGTTTACCCACTAACTGGTCAATTTGACTGGATTACTCTGTCCCCTAAACCCTATAGGCTCCCCCAAGCAGAAATTTATCCCCTGGCTAACGAATTAAAAGTGATTATCAGCCAGGACAAAGATTTTAGCTGGGCAGAAATAGAGGCAACTAAAGTTAGCCGCGGGACTCGTCTTTATTTACAGGCTGAATGGGAAACAGAAGCAATGAATGCAAGGATTTTTGCCTATGTCCTCACCCATCCCCAATGGCGCTTGGGCCTCCAGACCCATAAATACCTGGGGGTTCGTTGA